From the genome of Plasmodium malariae genome assembly, chromosome: 9, one region includes:
- the PmUG01_09014400 gene encoding DNA-directed RNA polymerase III subunit RPC8, putative, protein MFSLFLMEDVINVEAHFKDEDIKNVIEYLLRAKYIDKVLKNVGFCVGLYDILDVKNKEILRGTGEIRFIVIFRLVFFSPFENEIIEGFVKSSDSNGIIISLGFFENIRVNCANLREPKDDNEKKEWYWTYEGIKFFYTKNELIRVRILDTYFSDPNDMNKDESTPSMSITGTVQQDGLGLVKWWN, encoded by the exons atgttttctctttttcttatGGAAGATGTTATAAATGTTGAAGCTCATTTTAAAGATgaggatataaaaaatgtgatAGAATACTTACTGAGAGCTAAATATATTGATAAG GTGTTGAAAAATGTTGGTTTCTGTGTGGGTCTGTATGATATATTagatgtaaaaaataaggaaatacTACGAGGAACAGGAGAAATTAGATTTATAGTAATTTTCCgcttagtttttttttccccttttgaGAATGAAATTATTGAAGGATTTGTCAAAAGCTCAGACTCCAACGGAATAATAA TAAGTTTGGGGTTTTTTGAAAACATAAGGGTTAACTGTGCAAATTTAAGAGAACCGAAAGA tgACAATGAAAAGAAAGAGTGGTACTGGACATATGAAggtataaaatttttttataccaAAAATGAGTTGATACGGGTGAGAATTTTGGACACCTATTTTAGCg accCAAATGACATGAATAAAGATGAATCAACCCCCTCCATGTCTATAACA ggTACTGTTCAACAGGATGGATTAGGCTTAGTTAAATGGTGGAATTAG